A region of Salvia splendens isolate huo1 chromosome 17, SspV2, whole genome shotgun sequence DNA encodes the following proteins:
- the LOC121775029 gene encoding jasmonoyl--L-amino acid synthetase JAR4-like, with protein sequence MLEKMEDRFDPEAVIEEFESLSRDAGRVQRETLRKILDENGGTEYLQRWGLNGRTDSHSFKDCVPIVSHSDLEPYIQRIADGNSPCCLTGKPITTISLSSGTTQGKPKLVPFNDELMESTMQICKTSFAYRNREYPIGNGKALQFIYGSKQFKTKGGLAAGTATTNVYRNAQFKKMMRTMQTPCCSPDEVIFGPDFHQSLYCHLLCGLIFRDEVQVVSSSFAHSIVHAFRTFEQVWEELVTDIHEGTLSSRITVPPIRAAMAKLLEPDPDLADTIYSKISGLSNWYGLIQELFPSTKYIYGIMTGSMEPYLKKLRHYAGELPLLSADYGSSEGWIGANVNPKLTPEVATFSVPPNIGYFEFIPLREDLNSQGQEAKPVGLTDVKIDEEYEILVTNFAGLYRYRLGDVVKVKGFHNSTPELQFICRRNLLLTINIDKNTEKDLQLAVEAAAQLLVGEKLEVVDFTSRVDLTMEPGHYVVFWEISGDPEDELLQECCNCLDRSFVDAGYLSSRKVRTIGALELRIVRKGTFHKILDHYVGLGAAASQFKTPRCVGPTNNTVLQILSVNASRSYFSTAY encoded by the exons ATGCTGGAGAAAATGGAGGACAGATTTGATCCAGAGGCAGTGATTGAGGAATTCGAGTCGTTGTCGAGAGACGCAGGGAGGGTTCAGAGGGAAACTCTGCGGAAAATCTTGGATGAAAATGGTGGAACAGAGTATTTGCAGAGATGGGGTCTCAATGGGAGAACTGATTCTCATAGCTTCAAGGATTGTGTTCCCATTGTCTCCCACAGTGACTTGGAGCCTTACATTCAGCGAATCGCGGATGGAAACAGCCCCTGCTGCCTCACCGGAAAGCCAATCACCACCATCTCCTTGAG TTCTGGTACCACTCAAGGGAAGCCTAAGCTTGTGCCTTTCAACGACGAATTGATGGAGAGCACGATGCAGATATGCAAGACGTCGTTTGCATATAGGAATAG GGAGTATCCGATTGGGAACGGGAAGGCGTTGCAGTTCATCTATGGCAGCAAGCAATTCAAGACGAAAGGCGGGCTAGCTGCTGGAACTGCCACGACCAACGTGTACCGAAATGCACAGTTCAAGAAAATGATGAGGACGATGCAGACGCCATGCTGCAGCCCGGATGAAGTCATATTCGGACCAGATTTCCACCAGTCGTTGTACTGTCATCTTCTATGTGGACTGATTTTCAGAGACGAGGTCCAGGTGGTCTCGTCCTCGTTCGCGCACAGCATAGTCCACGCTTTCCGGACCTTTGAACAAGTCTGGGAAGAACTCGTCACTGATATCCACGAAGGGACCTTGAGCAGCCGGATTACTGTCCCACCAATCCGAGCAGCCATGGCAAAGCTGCTCGAGCCAGATCCTGATCTAGCGGATACCATTTACAGCAAGATCTCGGGGCTAAGCAATTGGTACGGCCTAATCCAAGAGCTATTTCCTAGCACCAAGTACATATACGGGATCATGACCGGATCCATGGAGCCGTATCTGAAAAAATTGAGGCATTATGCTGGTGAGCTACCTTTGTTGAGCGCAGATTACGGATCCTCCGAGGGATGGATCGGTGCAAACGTCAACCCCAAGCTCACTCCAGAGGTGGCCACATTTTCCGTGCCTCCTAATATTGGCTACTTCGAGTTTATCCCTTTGAGAGAGGATCTAAACAGCCAAGGGCAAGAGGCGAAGCCCGTAGGGCTCACCGATGTCAAGATAGACGAGGAGTATGAGATCTTAGTCACCAATTTTGCAG GGCTGTACCGTTATAGGCTAGGTGACGTGGTGAAGGTTAAAGGCTTCCACAACTCGACTCCGGAGCTCCAGTTCATCTGCAGGAGGAATCTCCTGCTCACGATCAACATCGACAAGAATACAGAGAAGGATCTGCAGCTCGCGGTGGAAGCAGCGGCCCAGCTGCTGGTGGGGGAGAAGCTTGAGGTCGTGGATTTCACCAGCCGAGTGGATCTGACGATGGAGCCCGGCCACTACGTGGTCTTTTGGGAGATCAGCGGGGACCCAGAGGACGAGCTCCTCCAGGAATGCTGCAACTGCCTCGACAGATCGTTCGTGGATGCAGGGTACCTGAGCTCGCGCAAGGTCCGCACCATCGGGGCGCTGGAGCTCCGGATCGTGAGGAAGGGGACTTTTCACAAGATACTGGACCACTACGTCGGGCTCGGGGCTGCTGCCAGCCAGTTCAAAACGCCGCGGTGCGTGGGGCCCACGAACAACACGGTGCTGCAGATCCTGTCTGTGAATGCCAGCAGGAGCTACTTCAGCACTGCGTATTAG